GTGCACGCCGTAACAGAGGAGTCCAAGACGGGGCATGATTCAGCGTGCGggctgccttttttttctttctctgctTAAGGCTACAAAACGACTAGCGATACATGAGTGTGAGGGCCCCCAATTTTTCAGGGGTCCTGAGCAGTCGTTCACCAAATATAACTTGCACAAACAAATATGTATATACTTATTCGTTTTACAATCCAGAAAAGCTCTAGCATTCAACACAACTCAACTGAACTAAGCTCCATTCCgagagaacaaaagaagatacacaTCACCCACATGAAAATCATGTGGTCTAGTTTTGATCTATAAAGTCCTTCAAGGGTTTTTGCAACTGTTTCATCACGGCCTCCCATCCAGCATGGGTCGGGTTCATGCCATCCCAGTAGAAAAATTTGTTGGACTTGTCACACACATTGTAGAGAAGCTCCGAAGACGCGCTTTGTTGTCCGCAGTAACCCTTCGAATCAAGACTCTCGCAGCATGGTGACAGCTTGCGCTTGAATTGCTTTGATAGCTCCGAGCCTTTATTATGAAGTTCAAGAACATATATAGTCAAATTCATGTATTAGAAATCTTACAATGTTGAGACTTTTGGATGCATGTACGTACCTTGAGCATTATTCACAATATTGGTGAAGGCAGCGTACAGGTCAATGATGTgcacatttttctttgttgccaTCACTTGTTTCATGTTGTTGTTATGGACGGACGCGCCATAGTTTCCAAAAATATCGCACTCCGTGTAGTTGTTCGTTTGCGTTTTTGATGGCGTGCAGCCAACCGGGTGCAAATTGTTCACAAGAACCTTTTTGACCCCGAGTTTCTGCAACCGGTCCACATTGGCTGAAATCTCCATTGTCACCTTCCCAATATAAGCGTTGATCTACACACGTCCATATAAAGTTAGAAAAATaagtcagaaaaaaaatgttcaaagTGTATTACGGTGCAATTGTGCTGCTACTCACGTCGTTTATGGAACTTCGGCCAGTGACACCCGGGCTAGCGTAGTCATTGCCAGAGATGGCCACAAGTGCAATTGAGTTACTAAAGATCGGCCCATTGATCTAGAAGCAGGTGTGTAGCTAAAGAATGAGATCACAAATATACACTTACCAATAAAATCTGACTGAATTTTGTAGTTGGAGAAACGGCCGGATGGAGTATTTGGTCGCGGAAACCCATGGGCATCGACGTACGAGGAGCCGTAGGGGTAGGCCCATTGCCGCGAGAACTCGGTGACAGGATCTGTCAAAGGGAGGTTACCGTTGTCGGTAAAGTCGTCTCCGAAGACGAACAGGCTCTTGTTTGACCATTTCTTCTGATGGCCGGCAGGCGTGCCCCGGGCCTCCACACGGCTGGCATCTAGAacaaagaggaggaggacgagcacgAGGAAGGCCGTAAGAAGCTTCATGGCTGGCTCTCGTCCGTCGAACTGTTCTCTTGTTGTGTAGTCGCTGGTCTGAGGATCGTACGTCAAACTGCTGCCCGAAGGAAAAAGATCGAAACACAAGGCTCGATCTGTGTCGCTGGAACTGAAGAAAGCCTTACTGGTTGTGTCTACGATGCACACCGTGGCCTCCTAAATTTATACTCGTAGTACCGTAGAACCAACGGTGGCTTAGCTCTAGGGAAACAAGTCGTAGTCGGACTTGTGGGCTTTGATCGATCGGACTCGGACTTGTGGCCTTGTGGGTTCTGATCGGACTCGGACTCGCCCTAATGGCCTACACCGCTAGTCCGAACGGTCTTGTTGGGCCTCCCCGGTCTGTTTGACTCCCTTTGCTCGTCCCGGCCCATTTCATCTTCTGAAGCCTCGTCATTGTTTAGTTGAAGCAGAGGATcgtccaaaaaaaagaaaaaaagtcgAAGCAGAGGAGTAGAGGAGGTCGTTCTCGACACAACTGAGCTATACCCGGGCATaggtggcccggcccgaagcccgacGTCCCGGGCCGGACTCGGACCTCACTTTCCAATCAAGCCCGTCCTGAAAGCCCGAAATGACTAAAACAcggttattttttttaaaaaatagattaaaaaatcatttatttattctgaaaataaaattttaatgcttaaatggcctatttttggggtttcgggccgggctcgaGCTTCAGGTCTGACCGTCaggcttttatgaagcccggccaGGCCCGAGATTTGCCCAAGTATAGACTGAGCCAAGTTGCTCTAGGATTTGAAaaattggggggggggggggggtggggtaGTGTATAGTTTGTGTTTTCATCTCTGTTATTGGTTGTAAATACATATTTTTGATTattcctccatccaacaaaaaatgtcttaagtttgtcaaaatttatatgtatttagacatgacttagtgaatagatgtattcaaatttgatcaaagtcgagacatcctttgttgaacCAACGGAGTACATTTTTATCTCTCGCAAAAATTATGTAATGCTCCCTCCATTCGAAATATAAAATGTATATTGCAGCTTTATTCTAAAGTCAATTTTCTTAAAATTTTACCgtgtttatagaaaaattacCAACATATATAACTCTTAAGTTATTTTGATTAAATcaatcatgatatatattttcatagtatacttatttgatatcgTAAATATTATTGTAGTatattttctgcaaaattaatcaaatttgatttttttacttGAGATTTTTCTGAGGGAAATTTTACTTGAGATAGCACGTCATATATTATTAAAGGGTAGTAATATGTATCCGAtgtatctactccctccaattggtattacttgtctcgaatttgcccaaatacggatgtatttatgtgtaaaaatcgtctaggtacatgtaatattttgacaagtaattccggtcaGAGGTGTGTTAGATTGTGTTCGTGTGTTTTAACTTTGTTTGACGGCCGATCGATTCAAGCCTTTCATCGGTTGACTGGTCACTTGCCATTGTGGGTTGCCTAGTGGGCTGGCCCGTTCAGCAATTGGATGAATCGGgtgttttcagattttggCATCGAGCTGTAGCTGTGCATTTGTGCCAACGGCCGGTACTAATCACTGGTATTTGTATTAGGTACAGGCGTACAGCTGCAAATCCATGACGAACCATAGGTGGAGTGATCAAGAGCGCGGAATAAGGTAGCCAGGGCTGGAAAGACGATGGACATATGCCTAATTGATTAGAGAAACAAAGCTGGGGAAAGGAATGGAACAATCTTTAAATAAGACCTCTCCATCAAGTGATCCTCCGACAAATTGACAAGCACGCAGATGCCAGCGCGCCGATGCTCTCATGCCAAGTCACGTAGATACCAAAAGCACGGGCAGCTTATATATATGCCCATCAGCCAAGGCATGTTTGCCGCTTGTGTGGAAACCGCAGGGCGATCATACCACTGAAACCTCCACTCCAGCTCCAATGGCGCCGCCAGGCACCACCCTGTCGCGCGAGTCCGACACCGATGTCCAAGTCACGCGCATATCGACGGAGTTCCAGCTGAAGCAGTCCCTCCTGCTGCTGGCCACCCTGGTGGCGACGGTGACCTACGCGGCGGGGCTGAACCTGCCGGGGGGAGCGTGGCCGGAGGACACGCCGGGCGGCGCGCTCGCTGGCGACCCCATCCTCCGGGAGACCCACTACCACCGCTACATCGCCTTCTACTACTGCAACGCCACCGCCTTCGCCGCTTCGCTCGTCGTCTGCCTCCAACTGCTGGTACTCCCTGAGACGACCGACCGCCAACTGCACCTGCACCTGTTGCGTGCCGTCATGGTGCTCGACCTGTTCGGCCTCATGGGGGCCTACGTTgccgggagcagccgcgacAGGTTCACCACCATTTGCGCCTCCGTGCTCGTGTTCTCCGTCTTCGCCTACGTGGccatcgccttcctcctctACATTGCCCCGAGGCCAGGCCAAGAAGTGCCCGCCGACCAGCGCGAGAAAGAGCACGAGATCCTCATGGTGCTCGCCATCTTTGCGGCCACCATAGCCTACGTGGCCGGGCTCAACCCGCCCGGCGGCTTCTGGAACAGCACCCGGGACGGGCACACTGCCGGCGACCCGGTGCTGCTggaccaccaccgccgccgctaccacgccttcttcttcttcaacacCACCGCCTTCGTCGCCTCCCTCTTCGCCATCTTGCTCATCGTCCACCATAAGAAGCTCAACATCAGCCGGAACTGGACCTTGAGGTTCGGTGGTCTGTATGTATGCACCCTCGTGGCCCTCTTGGGCCTCGGGGGTGCATACGCCGTCGGGGGCTGCAGGGACCCTCGAAACACCGCCGCTGTGTTCGGCCTAGGTGTGCTGGTTCTCGTCTACATTGTCCTCCAGCGAGGTATTGTGGCTGTTGCCAAAGCCATCAAACGTTCCAAGATTACTCTCGCATGCAAGGAGCGCCTCTGTTGTAAAGTACTCACAGGATGTTTCCAGAGTATAAGCAACTTCTTCACTCGTACCAGGTATGCAATTGGCACCTTTTTACTTCCCCCTTAGCAAATCACTGGCATATACTCCCcacgtctcatattaaatgactcaaatttatccaaatatggatgcatctatgtctaaaatacatcaagatacatgtaatagaaagtcacttaatatgggacggagggagcagtacaTAATTCAGTACCAGGTTGGAATTgtccctctttttttttcagaactcGCTGGTTATCATATCGCCACAAGATTTTGGTTTTCTGTATATATGATGACTTTCTGTCTTAATCCAACGGGCATCCACTGAGATTTAATCATTTTGCTTAAATATCTCTGACGCATGAGACATAGCCACACTCATACTTTGTATGCTGACATATAAACAGGCCCGGTGAGTCTAGGAGTACATATACCATTAGTGTGGAGTTCCACTCACTTAGATGGATATACCCCAGGGTCCCCAAGAAAACTTTAGGTTCTACCGGTACACAACCTAGAGACCAGCCTGACGCGTCATCGAGTCCTACTTGGAGACTAGGATGAAACCGCCATACAACGGATATAAACATGAGTCCAAGGGTCTGTAAGAGGAGGGGCAATTGGAGAACCAGGGAAGTCTACTGTTGCACAAATCTTAGCCCGCTAAGTTCCCCTAACTCACTCGATACCCGTATTATAAACAGTTGTACTATTGTGTAACATAACGAAGTCCGGATTATGGTTGTCAGTTGTCACCAATCCTTGGAGGCCtgaaacctgggtaaatccaaATGTTTGATCCATCGGTAAACCACGTAGAAAGAGTGTACTATTACAAGGTGAGGAAGAAAGCGACCCATATACCAAGAGGCATCCCAAAGAATCCCCCACATTAAACTGAAAACGGGGTGCCTAAGAGATGGTGGAAGCGCCATCATTAGCATGCACCTCAGAACCAGGCGATGCAATCTTAGTTATTTAaggatgcattttttttgcaccAAATTTAGGGATGCAATTGCATCCACTAGTTTGTAGAGATAAACATGTCTAAACACAATATTCAAATATGTATAGTAACCTCACTCTAGCTGAAGATATCTATACAGCTAAAAAATCTTGATCTGTATGGCTTTTGCATATATCCTTTCATTTGCATGACACCATGattctatttttcttattaAAAAATCTGTTGTTTTTAATATATACTAGCAATGTGGACATGTGGTAGTGTTCTTTCATATAGTTTTATTTCAGAAAGAATTACTCTAGGCTGCAATTTAACTCTATCTATGCAATTACGAGGGACAGACCATATGATGAAATTTTGGAAAAGGCTCGAGATTTTATTCAGCTGCTTGCCGTACTTGCGGCATCCATAGCTTACCAAGCAGGACTAGATCCACCAGGTGGTCTTTGGTCGGACAATGGGGATGGCCATGCTATCGGAGAGCCGATACTCTTGACAACACACCCCGCGCGGTACATGGTGTTCTTCTACTGTAACTCCGCTGCTTTTGTGGCATCATTAGCCATCATCGTGATGTTACAAAGTGCATCTCTAGTTAGGCGTCATGTGCTAGAGGCAGCCATGATACTAGATCTGTTCAGCCTCATAGGCGCCTACGCTGCTGGGAGTTGCCGGGACATAAGCACCTCCATTTACATCGTcgccgtggccggcgccgtCCTTATCTACGTGGTGATCCACATCATCTTCACACTAGACCCGGGCAACATAGATGATGTCAAGTTGGAGAAGTACCGTCAGGTGTTGCTGCTCCTTGCAATCTTGGCCGCGACGCTCACCTACCAAGCTGGCTTGACCCCGCCGGGTGGGTTCTGGGAAATGGATGACAAGCAGGCTGGGCACAGCGCGGGCTACCCTGTCTTCCAAGACAATTATCCTCGACGTTACAAGGCATTTTTCTACTGCAATGCAGCGAGCTTCATGGCGTCTGTGGCTCTCATCATTCTCCTTGTGAACCCAAGCATGTACAGGCCTGGCATACGGTGTCATGCGCTCTATGTGTGCATGGTGGCCGGCATGTTTGGTCTCATGGGTGCCTACACTGCGGGAAGCTCCCTGCATCTACGAGCCACCATCTTTGTGTTTGTATTGGTCGTTGTGGTGTTTACAGTAGTAGTCTATCTTGGAGTCACCAAAGGGAAGCCCAGGAACAATGCACAAGAACAAGATGggtctgcagcagcaggggccgggcaagaagagaaaaaggaagcgTCTATGCCCATGTACCTCATGTTGCTAGGCATATTGGCTGCGAGCGTGACCTACCTGACGGGCCTGAAACCACCCGGTGGCCTGTGGAAGAATGACGACAGTGGACACTCCGCTGGCAGCCCCATCCTCTATGACATTGACAAGCGGAGATACAATGCTTTCTTCTACAGCAACTCCACTTCCTTCATGGCGTCCATCATCGTCATCGCCTTCCTGCTCCCAAGGATGGTGTGTCAGAAAACAGATTTGGTGTGTCAGAAAACAGACTTTCCCCTCTGGCCAATGCACACTGCCATGTTGCTGGACATGCTCGCCTTGCTCGGAGCCTACGCGGCAGGCAGCGCCCGAGAGTGGGAAACATCCAGGAATGTCATTCTGATGCTCTTCCCCATGCTGTTTTTCGTAGTGATCGTGTTCCTTCTCAAGAAAGATAAAGATGAGCCTCAGCATCTTGATATAGAGGAGATATAGAGGACGAATAGCTCATTATGGTGTGATGAGTGTGACGGACGGTGGTAGGCAAATCACCCATCACCAGTTTTTAAATCAATCAGGATTGCCTAGTTCAAATAAGTTTAAGAGTGGTCTAGTGAAGAGTGTCTCGTATGGCAATCTTGTAACTAGGAGTTATGAGTCCATGTTTCAAAGAAAAGTCACCACTCCACACGGAAAGCTGTGGCTCAGTCATTTGTTtgctttcagtttttttttccgaattATGAATCCTGTGTGTGTTCATATATGGAGGTTGTTTGCTCTCATATGTAAATGATATTGATGGGATGTACAAGTACAAATCCTCTGCAAAAAGAGTCATCCCCTATTTTAGCATTGCCAACAATTCAAGGAGAATCGCTTTTGCACAATATCCATTTAAGAGACTCTAAACTGTTATTTGTGTTGTATATGTCTATCTCTACTACTTATAACGGAGcaaacttttcttttcaacATCCACACCAACACCACTAAATGTACACGAACTGTTAACAGCCACGCAGTCAGACACACTAATCACAATCTATTTTTTAATTATGTGGCTTAGCTATTATCAAACTCGTACTGACAGTCTGACTGGCAGAGGATAAGCACAATACCTCCCTCCCACGAAAAAAAGACGAACCCCATACACCCGTGGGTCCTGCCACCAGACCGCCGCCAACATCTCCAGCGTGACATCttagccccgccgccgcacagAGCCACAGACCGTCCCTGCCTCCGCCCATCCCGCCACTGCCCACCACCGCATAGAAAACCACTTCCGAACACATTTTTACTAGCTTCTAACAACTTCAATTTGCAAGACACTAGCAAGCTGCCCGTGCACTGCTATGGAACACCTTACATTATTCTGCTTTAATAGTCTGGTTGATGGGGAATTGGGGATTGAAGAATGGAGGCGGCAACTGCGGGTTGATTATTTGGGGAGGAGGCCGGCAGAAGGAAGACGATACTGGTGGAGATTGGAGTTTGAAGCGATAGAAGAACGTGAGGTCACTGTGATATCGACGGGCCCATTTGTCAGTTGTCAATGCTTAGGAAGAAGATGCATGGGAGGCAAATTGATGACCACCAAGTGGAAACTTTATAAGTAGGAAAGATAATCGCAAAGAGCCACTCTTCTGTGTCAGAGTTCATTCATTTTGGATTGAAGTAACACCGCTTTATTGTAGGAACAAAAGCAGGGTTTTTTTAATCATTGAAAGTAATTTATTAAGTAGATTATCTTGTTGATCtgttctttttcctctttttgaAAGACTCCAGGTTTTCCTGCTTGTAGCTTATCCAGTTGCTCCGTTCCTTTTCCTCTCCTGAAAGACTCCAGGTACTCTGCTTAGTCTCTTAATGCTGTTTTCTCTAGGTGTTGTTGATGGAAAGCTGCTGACCAATTAtgctcatattttttttatctcctCACAAGGTTGCAGGTGAGTTCTTTTAATTCCCTGGATATCCTTAGAATGCCTTGTGTCTCTTATGTACTCTATCTTACGCTGCTTGTTTCCTACAGAATTGAACTCTTGCTACGCCTTGTAGCATTTCCCAAGACAGCCTCACTTCGTGAAGGATgcaaaaatgaagaaatgaGACCATGGAAAGCCAATATGGTATATGTCATGATTTGGCAGAAGATGTGGTGGTTAGTGGAGATATACgaaatgagaatatgctgctttCTTCAAAGTAATATTTTGCGGGTTGTTGATGCGATGTCTCTTGAAATGAACAAATTGACCTGGGCACTTCTCATGACTCAGCTTTCAGGTAAATCATTTTCTATGACTGCCACTGCCACTGCAGGTCAGTTAGCTTTTTAATGCCTCTGCCATGTTTCCTTCTGAAAATGTTGTTTGCATCCGAGAAAAATATGTGCATCCCTTTAGCTTTAACGATCAAACTAGACCCGAACTCTGATTTGGCACCTGTTCAGGCttttatactcccttcgtcccaaattaactgacgtggatttgtatagactcttatacaaatccacgtcagttaattcgggacggagggagtatattgtATTGTAGAGATGATTTGGGGCTCTATAATTTCTGCTTAGGGTTGCACTCTGTTCAGGCTTTTCATAAAGGGATATGGATTCCTTATACATATGGGATACCTCTAAAATAGAAAAGCACCTTAAATCATGGACAATCAAGGATCCATGTAAATCAATCAAACTCTTTCacatttactccctccgttccataattcttgtctcaaatttgcccaaaaatggatgcatctattcaTTCATAAGAagcgtgtagatacatgtaatattctgacaagaattatggaacggaggaataCTCTCTAGCTTGGTAGACAAATGTAATTCTTGGGGAAACCCAACTGTAATCATGTACAGTCTTTTATTattatctatatatatacaataGCAAAAGATGGCAAACTATCTAAAATCAGTTTTTTGCCAGCAGTCAGCAATGTGAGATTTTCTTTATTGATTTCGAGATCTGTCTTTTTGGTGgtatctgttttttttttctcttgaaagGAGGATGTTGTGGGAGACTTTGTCAAGTGCGATTTTTTTATTGATCTGGAGATGAGTTTTCTTGTGGGATCTGAGATTTTTAAGCATCCATTTGGAGATAATATTTTTGcagattagtttttttttatcgagaGGAGCTTGTTGTGGTTGTCTTTTTTTCACTTGGTCAATACCTACCATGAGGCTGTAGGAATACCATATGTACCAAAAGAGTGCAAgagtttgtttttttaaagttACAAGAGGTTTTTTTAATTGTGAGAGTAGCTTTTTATTGTTCATACCATGGCCGATGGGAGCCAAATCGGCAAGCTTCTAATGTACGTACCACCAGAGACAAATCATATGTAAAACTGGtgcagatttatttatttatttgggTGTGAGGGTACCGGAGAGGTTGTACCATGATGAATGAATATACGACAGACACATGCATGTACGGAAAAGTACATGTTTTGTGAATtcgtatagattcttatacaaatccacgtcacttatttcgggacggagggagtatatgttttcACTAATTATTTTATTCAATTAGGATTTTTCAAAAAACACGTGCATTGCATGTGCTCGATTACTAGTACATAGTAATGCTTGAAATACTGGGGAAACTTAAATGAATGTCATGAGTCCAAAGGGCATAAGCTCTATGGCTCTATATAGTGATAGTTCTCTATATAGTGTTAGTACATGTTAACATGTATAGTGTTCTTTGTGAGGAAACAATCAAATACAAAAGAGAAAAGTGTATTTTTGATCCTTCAATTGGCAGCAAAGTATAGAAATGGTCCCTCAACTCAAAATCCTATGCATTTGGTCCCTCAATTGGCAAAACCGGATACTTCTAGTCCCTCTACCGGTTTTGGACGGTTTTGATTGGTTTTGACTTCGCTAGTGTGGTTTTTCCTAAGAATTTTTGACGAGTATCCGGTTTTGCCAATTGAGGGACCATTTCTAAACTTTGCTGCCAGTTGAGGGAtcaaaaatatacttttctcaatacaaaaataaaaattaaggTTGGTTTGATGTTGAAGCATACATGGTTACCACTTCATCTTTCCAGTCTACGAGTTTAATGTCAGTTCTctaaattttcttttgccaGATTTAAAAGTACCACATGCAAAACTGTAGCTCGTCTGATGTAAAAGCTGCAAGCCTGATGTAAAATATACTAGAACCTGTAACAAATAAGATTATGATGCAGTTGAGAAATTAGAATTTCATGCATTTCCTGAAGGAAAAAGGATAAACCGGATCATTATCAAAATGAACTAAATGCAGAAGTGTGTTATCCTTAAGCAGAGCCACCTGTACCTCAACTAACAGTACCATGAGAAGGGTTGTTCAATGACCAGAAAATTTGTTACACTGTCTCTATGTTGAAATTGTTTAAGGCCCAGTGAATGTGCAGAGACTAATTATCATTAACATGTTTATCCTTATGTTACACACAAAATGAATGTTTTCTTATTTCACCAAAAAGGTTAATACTTTAATACCAAGGAGCAAAACAAAGCGGAAATGGTGCTAACACTAAGTTGATATCACAGAGAATGCAGCAGCGagtaaataaaagaaaaaaatgtactgtacaagtaagcacagaaaACGAACCATTTTAGGAGAAGATTTGACATTGTCTCGAGCAGTGACTTGAGCAGAATATAGTGATCTGACTGGTAAGTTCTCGAGTTGGAAGGCTCGCCTGACATACGAGGAACCGCATTGTTCGCTTCTCTTCGGACTGGGCCAGTATGGGAATACTCTGATGCATACCCTTGGCAAAGTTGTCTCCCGAAGAGCTCAGATCCGAATAGCCGTCACTGGAGTAGAAATTCTGCTGCTGCCCGGGCATATTGGCGCAACGGTACAGGGGAACGTCCGTGCGGCGGGGCGAGGAGTCCACGGCTGTGGAGCGCCGTGCCatggccctgccacatctgaACCAACCATCAGCACCACGCATCAGAGACGGGAAAACGGCTCTGCGACAGGTTAATCAGCTAGGGTTCCGGAAGCACGGCGAGGCCCACTCACCTCCCGCACCCCACTTGAGCGAGTCTCGATCTAACCCCTCGGCGAACATCATCTACGGGCATGCAACAAATCCCAACTCTGGAAGCAGAAAAAATCAGGAGAAAAAACCAAGCAGATTAGAGCCAGCCACAGCAAATGCAGGCAGGCGACGGATCACGCGCCCGTAAATCCCGGCAAAAATCCTAAAAAATGCAGATAGATTTCGAAGGTTTTGGGAGGCGAATCGGCAGGCGAAAAGGGAGAAGAAACTGCTTACTTCGGTAGCCAAAGCCAAACCAGCGGGCGGATTTGGCGCTGGGCGTGACGCGGTTTGAATTCGTTCAAAAAATAAACCGACACGAACAATCCTTGGGCAGCAGCGATAGGAGAGAGCGATAGCGATGGGAGCGTCAAGCAGAACCGAGTTGGAAAGGGACAAtgcgtttttttttcccgcAAGGGAGAACGAGTTTATTAGCCTATGTTTACTGTTTGGAAGGGCGAAAAACAGGAGAACCCATTCTTTGTTTCGGAAAAAAATCGTGACGGCAGGGTTTGCCGCTAAGCACCTCCTGCGTGCCTCCAACTCGAACCACTCAAATATCAAAACACTAGCGACTATTCTAAATCATGTCTCCCATTTGGCATCTGGCATGGttgatttttagttttttttgggCCGCTGGCACAAAACTAATTTTTGGGATCCGCCGTTTTCTAGCCGCGCCCCCTAATATTAAATTCCAAGCAAATCTAAATTTGGCACATTTCATCAAACTTGGCGaaatttataaaaaagaaaaacctaaAACCCTAGTCGTCGTTCAGATAGGCGTCGAAAGTCaaagtcgtcgtcgtcgtcgttcagACTGTCGGCTATACACATGCCTGACGGAACACTCGGGTATTAGGGTAATGGCCGACTAAACATGGCCGAGTGGAGATAGCCGAGTGGGCACTGTCGGTCATTACAATATTCGAGAGTTATCATACATACCCGACGGTAGTTCAGCCCTCGGGAAAGATTAGGATCCTAGTAGTGTCTTCCTCATCGTCGATGTCGAGGACGATGACGCttggcttcttcttcgccaCCTTCTCCTTCGTGGCCTTCTCCTTTGTCGTTGCTGTCGAGGACGAAGACCGGCGAGAAGAATGGCGAGCACCGCCGGGGGAGGGACTGT
This is a stretch of genomic DNA from Brachypodium distachyon strain Bd21 chromosome 1, Brachypodium_distachyon_v3.0, whole genome shotgun sequence. It encodes these proteins:
- the LOC100825258 gene encoding GDSL esterase/lipase At5g03610 isoform X2; translation: MPMGFRDQILHPAVSPTTKFSQILLINAYIGKVTMEISANVDRLQKLGVKKVLVNNLHPVGCTPSKTQTNNYTECDIFGNYGASVHNNNMKQVMATKKNVHIIDLYAAFTNIVNNAQGSELSKQFKRKLSPCCESLDSKGYCGQQSASSELLYNVCDKSNKFFYWDGMNPTHAGWEAVMKQLQKPLKDFIDQN
- the LOC100825564 gene encoding uncharacterized protein LOC100825564 — translated: MAPPGTTLSRESDTDVQVTRISTEFQLKQSLLLLATLVATVTYAAGLNLPGGAWPEDTPGGALAGDPILRETHYHRYIAFYYCNATAFAASLVVCLQLLVLPETTDRQLHLHLLRAVMVLDLFGLMGAYVAGSSRDRFTTICASVLVFSVFAYVAIAFLLYIAPRPGQEVPADQREKEHEILMVLAIFAATIAYVAGLNPPGGFWNSTRDGHTAGDPVLLDHHRRRYHAFFFFNTTAFVASLFAILLIVHHKKLNISRNWTLRFGGLYVCTLVALLGLGGAYAVGGCRDPRNTAAVFGLGVLVLVYIVLQRGIVAVAKAIKRSKITLACKERLCCKVLTGCFQSISNFFTRTRPYDEILEKARDFIQLLAVLAASIAYQAGLDPPGGLWSDNGDGHAIGEPILLTTHPARYMVFFYCNSAAFVASLAIIVMLQSASLVRRHVLEAAMILDLFSLIGAYAAGSCRDISTSIYIVAVAGAVLIYVVIHIIFTLDPGNIDDVKLEKYRQVLLLLAILAATLTYQAGLTPPGGFWEMDDKQAGHSAGYPVFQDNYPRRYKAFFYCNAASFMASVALIILLVNPSMYRPGIRCHALYVCMVAGMFGLMGAYTAGSSLHLRATIFVFVLVVVVFTVVVYLGVTKGKPRNNAQEQDGSAAAGAGQEEKKEASMPMYLMLLGILAASVTYLTGLKPPGGLWKNDDSGHSAGSPILYDIDKRRYNAFFYSNSTSFMASIIVIAFLLPRMVCQKTDLVCQKTDFPLWPMHTAMLLDMLALLGAYAAGSAREWETSRNVILMLFPMLFFVVIVFLLKKDKDEPQHLDIEEI
- the LOC100825258 gene encoding GDSL esterase/lipase At5g03610 isoform X1: MGLPLRLLVRRCPWVSATKYSIRPFLQLQNSVRFYCPGVTGRSSINDINAYIGKVTMEISANVDRLQKLGVKKVLVNNLHPVGCTPSKTQTNNYTECDIFGNYGASVHNNNMKQVMATKKNVHIIDLYAAFTNIVNNAQGSELSKQFKRKLSPCCESLDSKGYCGQQSASSELLYNVCDKSNKFFYWDGMNPTHAGWEAVMKQLQKPLKDFIDQN